Proteins from one Nitrospira sp. genomic window:
- a CDS encoding PIN domain-containing protein translates to MNGTLVDRLRGKRCICLDTNVLIYFVQQTPQYISIVDPLFIHLSAANLPAISSYLTLLEVMVHPLRNGNRSMACQYRDILLNSNNIRLLPLEQTIAEHAAEIRARFNFKTPDCIQLATAVRERADVFVTNDSQLKRFSDLEVLVLDDFLLSGHA, encoded by the coding sequence ATGAATGGGACGCTCGTTGACCGATTGCGCGGCAAACGATGCATCTGCCTGGATACCAATGTTCTGATTTATTTTGTTCAGCAGACCCCACAATACATTTCGATTGTTGATCCACTCTTTATCCATCTCTCTGCCGCAAATCTTCCTGCGATTTCATCCTATCTCACGCTTCTCGAGGTCATGGTTCACCCCTTAAGGAATGGAAATCGTTCGATGGCCTGCCAATATCGCGACATCCTGCTCAACAGCAACAACATTCGATTGTTACCTTTGGAACAGACAATCGCCGAACATGCTGCTGAGATCAGAGCGCGGTTTAACTTTAAGACGCCGGATTGCATTCAGCTCGCAACAGCTGTGCGTGAACGTGCCGATGTCTTTGTTACCAATGATTCCCAGCTCAAGCGATTCAGCGACCTAGAAGTGCTCGTGCTCGATGACTTTCTCTTGAGCGGGCACGCGTAA
- a CDS encoding TIGR04255 family protein: protein MAPRRKYRYPPIVEALCELYFEGSEWDDTVPGQFYDQIKIDFPVKRQREIQEAQVMFSTAGEASAGVKRLPPWMQFVTSDESRLIQIGQDVLVINQLRPYPHFEEWEPLIYSSLETYRKVANPKGIARLGLRYINRVVIPHTQILMEDYFTVYPQLPKAMGEMHGRFMIRVDLPSQQGGHGVLITFGSAPAEKPNEVAHLLDLYDIFKPEHPLGFDSIKDQVAIAHKNIEAAFEGSITDKLRNLFDLESL from the coding sequence ATGGCTCCACGCCGAAAGTATCGTTACCCTCCTATTGTAGAAGCCTTATGCGAGCTATACTTTGAGGGTTCAGAATGGGATGACACTGTTCCAGGTCAATTCTATGATCAAATCAAGATCGACTTCCCAGTCAAGCGACAACGGGAAATTCAAGAAGCCCAAGTCATGTTCTCGACCGCTGGTGAGGCCTCAGCTGGAGTAAAGCGACTCCCTCCGTGGATGCAGTTTGTTACTTCAGATGAGAGTCGACTCATCCAAATTGGCCAGGATGTTCTGGTTATAAATCAGCTCCGTCCATATCCCCATTTTGAAGAGTGGGAACCGCTGATTTATTCTTCTCTTGAGACATACCGAAAAGTGGCGAACCCCAAGGGAATTGCTCGATTAGGGTTACGGTATATCAATCGTGTCGTTATTCCGCACACACAGATTCTGATGGAGGATTACTTCACCGTATACCCTCAGCTTCCGAAAGCCATGGGAGAAATGCATGGCCGCTTCATGATTCGAGTAGACCTTCCTTCTCAACAAGGAGGGCACGGGGTGCTGATTACATTTGGGAGCGCCCCAGCCGAGAAACCAAATGAGGTCGCACATTTATTAGATCTGTATGATATCTTTAAGCCGGAGCACCCATTGGGTTTTGACTCAATCAAAGACCAGGTCGCTATTGCACACAAAAATATTGAAGCCGCATTCGAGGGAAGCATTACAGATAAGTTGAGAAATTTATTTGATCTGGAGTCGCTATGA